The Vicia villosa cultivar HV-30 ecotype Madison, WI linkage group LG1, Vvil1.0, whole genome shotgun sequence genome includes a region encoding these proteins:
- the LOC131643357 gene encoding alpha-L-fucosidase 2-like isoform X1, whose protein sequence is MEDGDWVLVRAPSPKHLWKPSLPNADHLDDDESSRPLKVTFSSPAKYWTDAIPIGNGSLGAMVWGGVHTDVLQLNEDTLWTGVPGNYTDKNAPEVLAEVRKLVDDRKYPEATTAAEKLSGIPSEVYQLLGDIKLEFDDAHLKYSEESYHRELDLDTATAKIKYNVGDVEFTREHFSSYPDQVLVTKFSTSKSGSLSFTVSLDSKLHHNSRLSGQNQIILEGSCPVKRIAPHLNYGGEPKGIQFCAVLDLQISNGKGVIHALDDKKFRVEGADWAVLLLTASSSFDGPFTNPKDSKKDPTSESLSKMKSVKSFSYDNIYARHLDDYQHLFHRVSLQLSKSSKTNISQLGGDGTVPTSSRVKSFQKDEDPSFVELLFQYGRYLLIACSRPGTQVANLQGIWNKDVSPAWDGAQHLNINLQMNYWPSLSCNLRECQEPLFDYISSMSVNGSKTAKVNYEANGWVAHQVSDLWVKTSPDRGQAVWALWPMGGAWLAIHLWEHYTYTMDKEFLKNKAYPLLEGCTSFLLDWLIEGPGGLLETNPSTSPEHMFIAPDQKQASVSYSSTMDISIIKEIFSIIISAAEVLGRHDDAIIKRVIASQSRLPPTKIARDGCIMEWAEDFQDPEVHHRHVSHLFGLFPGHTIDLEKTPDLCKAVDNSLIKRGEDGPGWSSTWKAALWAHLHNSEHAYRMIKHLIILVDPEHEADYEGGLYSNLFTAHPPFQIDANFGFSSAIAEMLVQSTTKDLFLLPALPRDKWASGCVKGLKARGGVTVNICWKEGNLHEVGLWSQNQNSKMRLHYRGSMVVANLTPGRVYSYNNGLKCVKTYSFNEVNP, encoded by the exons ATGGAAGATGGAGATTGGGTTCTGGTGCGCGCTCCCTCGCCAAAACACTTGTGGAAACCATCTTTACCAAATGCTGATcatcttgatgatgatgaatcttCAAGGCCATTGAAGGTTACTTTTTCTAGCCCTGCAAAGTACTGGACCGATGCAATCCCAATCGGTAATGGCAGTCTTGGTGCCATGGTTTGGGGTGGTGTTCACACTGATGTTCTACAGCTCAATG aagacACCCTGTGGACTGGGGTACCTGGTAACTACACCGACAAAAATGCTCCTGAGGTGCTGGCTGAAGTTCGAAAACTTGTTGATGACAGAAAATATCCCGAAGCTACAACAGCAGCTGAGAAATTGTCAGGAATCCCTTCTGAA gTATACCAACTTCTTGGTGATATTAAATTGGAGTTTGATGATGCTCATCTTAAATATTCGGAAGAGTCTTATCACAGGGAGCTTGATTTGGATACTGCAAcagcaaaaataaaatacaatgtgGGTGATGTAGAATTTACCAGAGAGCATTTTTCTTCTTATCCAGACCAAGTGCTAGTGACAAAGTTTTCCACTAGCAAGTCAGGGTCATTATCATTTACAGTATCTTTGGATAGCAAATTACATCACAATTCACGGTTAAGCGGCCAAAATCAGATAATATTGGAAGGAAGTTGTCCTGTCAAAAGGATCGCGCCACATCTCAATTACGGTGGCGAACCAAAGGGAATTCAGTTTTGTGCAGTTCTTGATCTGCAGATTAGTAATGGCAAAGGAGTTATACATGCTTTGGATGATAAGAAGTTTAGAGTTGAAGGTGCAGACTGGGCTGTTTTGCTTCTGACAGCTTCCTCGTCTTTTGATGGTCCATTTACTAATCCTAAAGACTCTAAGAAGGATCCTACTTCCGAGTCCTTGAGTAAAATGAAGTCTGTGAAAAGCTTTTCATATGACAATATATATGCACGTCACTTGGACGATTATCAGCATCTATTTCATCGGGTCTCATTGCAACTCTCTAAAAGTTCCAAGACTAATATCTCTCAATTGGGAGGTGATGGTACTGTTCCAACTTCATCAAGAGTCAAATCATTTCAAAAGGATGAAGATCCTTCCTTTGTGGAGCTTTTGTTTCAATATGGTCGATATCTACTAATCGCTTGTTCACGTCCTGGAACTCAGGTGGCGAACCTACAGGGTATTTGGAATAAAGATGTTTCGCCTGCATGGGA TGGGGCTCAGCACTTGAACATAAATCTTCAAATGAATTATTGGCCATCCCTTTCTTGTAACCTACGTGAGTGTCAAGAGCCATTATTTGATTACATTTCCTCTATGTCAGTCAATGGTAGTAAAACTGCAAAG GTGAACTATGAAGCAAATGGTTGGGTTGCACATCAGGTTTCTGACTTATGGGTTAAAACATCTCCAGATCGAGGTCAGGCTGTTTGGGCTTTATGGCCAATGGGTGGAGCTTGGCTTGCTATCCATCTATGGGAGCATTACACTTATACAATGGACAAA gaatttctaaaaaataaagCATATCCTTTGTTGGAAGGATGCACATCATTTTTGTTGGATTGGTTGATTGAAGGCCCTGGTGGACTATTGGAAACTAACCCATCAACTTCACCGGAGCACATGTTCATTGCACCAGATCAAAAGCAAGCTAGTGTGAGCTACTCATCAACCATGGATATTTCAATCATAAAAGAAATTTTCTCTATAATCATTTCTGCTGCTGAG GTTTTGGGAAGACATGATGATGCTATTATCAAAAGAGTAATTGCGTCTCAGTCTAGGCTTCCTCCTACAAAAATTGCTAGGGATGGATGCATTATGGAATGG GCTGAAGATTTTCAGGATCCAGAAGTACATCATCGACATGTTTCACATTTGTTTGGCTTGTTTCCTGGGCACACAATAGATCTTGAAAAAACTCCAGATCTCTGTAAAGCTGTTGATAATAGTTTAATTAAAAGAG GAGAAGACGGTCCTGGATGGTCATCAACTTGGAAAGCTGCATTGTGGGCTCATCTGCACAACAGTGAGCATGCATATCGCATGATAAAACATTTGATTATCTTGGTGGACCCTGAGCATGAGGCAGATTACGAAGGAGGACTTTACAGTAACCTGTTCACAGCACATCCTCCATTCCAAATTGATGCAAACTTTGG TTTTTCATCAGCAATTGCAGAAATGCTTGTTCAAAGCACAACAAAGGACCTCTTCTTACTTCCCGCGTTGCCTCGTGATAAATGGGCAAGTGGTTGTGTGAAAGGATTAAAAGCCCGTGGCGGGGTGACTGTTAACATCTGCTGGAAAGAAGGAAACCTGCATGAAGTTGGGCTTTGGTCACAAAACCAAAATTCCAAAATGAGACTACATTATAGAGGGAGCATGGTTGTGGCAAATTTAACACCAGGCAGAGTTTACTCATATAATAATGGCTTGAAGTGTGTTAAGACATACTCCTTTAACGAGGTTAATCCTTGA
- the LOC131643357 gene encoding alpha-L-fucosidase 2-like isoform X2, which yields MEDGDWVLVRAPSPKHLWKPSLPNADHLDDDESSRPLKVTFSSPAKYWTDAIPIGNGSLGAMVWGGVHTDVLQLNDTLWTGVPGNYTDKNAPEVLAEVRKLVDDRKYPEATTAAEKLSGIPSEVYQLLGDIKLEFDDAHLKYSEESYHRELDLDTATAKIKYNVGDVEFTREHFSSYPDQVLVTKFSTSKSGSLSFTVSLDSKLHHNSRLSGQNQIILEGSCPVKRIAPHLNYGGEPKGIQFCAVLDLQISNGKGVIHALDDKKFRVEGADWAVLLLTASSSFDGPFTNPKDSKKDPTSESLSKMKSVKSFSYDNIYARHLDDYQHLFHRVSLQLSKSSKTNISQLGGDGTVPTSSRVKSFQKDEDPSFVELLFQYGRYLLIACSRPGTQVANLQGIWNKDVSPAWDGAQHLNINLQMNYWPSLSCNLRECQEPLFDYISSMSVNGSKTAKVNYEANGWVAHQVSDLWVKTSPDRGQAVWALWPMGGAWLAIHLWEHYTYTMDKEFLKNKAYPLLEGCTSFLLDWLIEGPGGLLETNPSTSPEHMFIAPDQKQASVSYSSTMDISIIKEIFSIIISAAEVLGRHDDAIIKRVIASQSRLPPTKIARDGCIMEWAEDFQDPEVHHRHVSHLFGLFPGHTIDLEKTPDLCKAVDNSLIKRGEDGPGWSSTWKAALWAHLHNSEHAYRMIKHLIILVDPEHEADYEGGLYSNLFTAHPPFQIDANFGFSSAIAEMLVQSTTKDLFLLPALPRDKWASGCVKGLKARGGVTVNICWKEGNLHEVGLWSQNQNSKMRLHYRGSMVVANLTPGRVYSYNNGLKCVKTYSFNEVNP from the exons ATGGAAGATGGAGATTGGGTTCTGGTGCGCGCTCCCTCGCCAAAACACTTGTGGAAACCATCTTTACCAAATGCTGATcatcttgatgatgatgaatcttCAAGGCCATTGAAGGTTACTTTTTCTAGCCCTGCAAAGTACTGGACCGATGCAATCCCAATCGGTAATGGCAGTCTTGGTGCCATGGTTTGGGGTGGTGTTCACACTGATGTTCTACAGCTCAATG acACCCTGTGGACTGGGGTACCTGGTAACTACACCGACAAAAATGCTCCTGAGGTGCTGGCTGAAGTTCGAAAACTTGTTGATGACAGAAAATATCCCGAAGCTACAACAGCAGCTGAGAAATTGTCAGGAATCCCTTCTGAA gTATACCAACTTCTTGGTGATATTAAATTGGAGTTTGATGATGCTCATCTTAAATATTCGGAAGAGTCTTATCACAGGGAGCTTGATTTGGATACTGCAAcagcaaaaataaaatacaatgtgGGTGATGTAGAATTTACCAGAGAGCATTTTTCTTCTTATCCAGACCAAGTGCTAGTGACAAAGTTTTCCACTAGCAAGTCAGGGTCATTATCATTTACAGTATCTTTGGATAGCAAATTACATCACAATTCACGGTTAAGCGGCCAAAATCAGATAATATTGGAAGGAAGTTGTCCTGTCAAAAGGATCGCGCCACATCTCAATTACGGTGGCGAACCAAAGGGAATTCAGTTTTGTGCAGTTCTTGATCTGCAGATTAGTAATGGCAAAGGAGTTATACATGCTTTGGATGATAAGAAGTTTAGAGTTGAAGGTGCAGACTGGGCTGTTTTGCTTCTGACAGCTTCCTCGTCTTTTGATGGTCCATTTACTAATCCTAAAGACTCTAAGAAGGATCCTACTTCCGAGTCCTTGAGTAAAATGAAGTCTGTGAAAAGCTTTTCATATGACAATATATATGCACGTCACTTGGACGATTATCAGCATCTATTTCATCGGGTCTCATTGCAACTCTCTAAAAGTTCCAAGACTAATATCTCTCAATTGGGAGGTGATGGTACTGTTCCAACTTCATCAAGAGTCAAATCATTTCAAAAGGATGAAGATCCTTCCTTTGTGGAGCTTTTGTTTCAATATGGTCGATATCTACTAATCGCTTGTTCACGTCCTGGAACTCAGGTGGCGAACCTACAGGGTATTTGGAATAAAGATGTTTCGCCTGCATGGGA TGGGGCTCAGCACTTGAACATAAATCTTCAAATGAATTATTGGCCATCCCTTTCTTGTAACCTACGTGAGTGTCAAGAGCCATTATTTGATTACATTTCCTCTATGTCAGTCAATGGTAGTAAAACTGCAAAG GTGAACTATGAAGCAAATGGTTGGGTTGCACATCAGGTTTCTGACTTATGGGTTAAAACATCTCCAGATCGAGGTCAGGCTGTTTGGGCTTTATGGCCAATGGGTGGAGCTTGGCTTGCTATCCATCTATGGGAGCATTACACTTATACAATGGACAAA gaatttctaaaaaataaagCATATCCTTTGTTGGAAGGATGCACATCATTTTTGTTGGATTGGTTGATTGAAGGCCCTGGTGGACTATTGGAAACTAACCCATCAACTTCACCGGAGCACATGTTCATTGCACCAGATCAAAAGCAAGCTAGTGTGAGCTACTCATCAACCATGGATATTTCAATCATAAAAGAAATTTTCTCTATAATCATTTCTGCTGCTGAG GTTTTGGGAAGACATGATGATGCTATTATCAAAAGAGTAATTGCGTCTCAGTCTAGGCTTCCTCCTACAAAAATTGCTAGGGATGGATGCATTATGGAATGG GCTGAAGATTTTCAGGATCCAGAAGTACATCATCGACATGTTTCACATTTGTTTGGCTTGTTTCCTGGGCACACAATAGATCTTGAAAAAACTCCAGATCTCTGTAAAGCTGTTGATAATAGTTTAATTAAAAGAG GAGAAGACGGTCCTGGATGGTCATCAACTTGGAAAGCTGCATTGTGGGCTCATCTGCACAACAGTGAGCATGCATATCGCATGATAAAACATTTGATTATCTTGGTGGACCCTGAGCATGAGGCAGATTACGAAGGAGGACTTTACAGTAACCTGTTCACAGCACATCCTCCATTCCAAATTGATGCAAACTTTGG TTTTTCATCAGCAATTGCAGAAATGCTTGTTCAAAGCACAACAAAGGACCTCTTCTTACTTCCCGCGTTGCCTCGTGATAAATGGGCAAGTGGTTGTGTGAAAGGATTAAAAGCCCGTGGCGGGGTGACTGTTAACATCTGCTGGAAAGAAGGAAACCTGCATGAAGTTGGGCTTTGGTCACAAAACCAAAATTCCAAAATGAGACTACATTATAGAGGGAGCATGGTTGTGGCAAATTTAACACCAGGCAGAGTTTACTCATATAATAATGGCTTGAAGTGTGTTAAGACATACTCCTTTAACGAGGTTAATCCTTGA